From one Lineus longissimus chromosome 3, tnLinLong1.2, whole genome shotgun sequence genomic stretch:
- the LOC135485472 gene encoding uncharacterized protein LOC135485472, translated as MMAHNDNTMKNVKREPLSPPMSDCSDRDQHATSMESSSSGTKDNGDQPLDFSMKKLPTGGDVSDNSDDSCESELNNHRHRAFTNGNSYVSDSDLSKHSDDQDHSPGNSRIGEPQTALMGSLPGRPGNGGIIFPGLPPGFVPGTQNTQESISSLFPGSVFPGDPRKSLAGSNNKHTRPFKAYPKDPLSLPLGGYYGIPGFMPFPMDGQTTAAAQAMTMTSDELFNQYRQQVLKTQDDPDPRKRLLSNSHSSSNSTGSESTSVTSGTNTATPQVNKSSALHTPSTPTTMSSATTSSSSRKRGKILPDEQKDNAYWERRRKNNEAAKRSRDARRAKEDEIAIRAAFLEQENLKLRVEVAALKNETAKLRCMLYNS; from the coding sequence ATGATGGCTCACAACGACAACACGATGAAGAACGTAAAACGAGAACCGCTCAGTCCCCCGATGAGTGACTGCTCCGACAGGGACCAGCACGCTACGAGCATGGAAAGCAGCTCAAGTGGAACGAAAGACAATGGCGACCAACCCTTGGACTTTTCTATGAAAAAGCTACCGACCGGAGGTGATGTAAGTGACAATTCTGATGATTCTTGCGAATCTGAACTTAACAATCATCGACATCGTGCTTTTACCAATGGTAACTCTTATGTGTCTGATAGTGACCTCTCAAAACATTCTGACGATCAGGACCATTCTCCAGGCAATTCTCGAATTGGTGAGCCCCAGACCGCGCTCATGGGGTCTCTTCCAGGGAGACCAGGCAATGGGGGAATCATCTTTCCTGGACTACCACCGGGATTCGTGCCCGGGACACAAAATACACAAGAATCTATTTCATCACTTTTTCCAGGCTCTGTCTTTCCTGGAGATCCTCGAAAATCTCTCGCCGGGTCCAACAATAAGCATACCCGTCCCTTTAAAGCTTACCCCAAGGACCCCCTCTCTCTACCTCTCGGCGGTTATTACGGCATTCCGGGCTTTATGCCCTTCCCAATGGATGGGCAGACAACGGCCGCCGCTCAGGCTATGACCATGACGTCAGATGAACTCTTTAATCAATATAGACAACAGGTTTTGAAAACTCAGGATGACCCAGATCCGCGGAAACGTCTTTTGTCGAATAGCCACAGTTCGTCCAACTCTACAGGCTCAGAATCTACCTCAGTTACCTCAGGAACAAACACTGCTACACCACAAGTTAATAAAAGCTCCGCACTACATACCCCTAGCACCCCCACGACAATGTCTAGCGCCACTACCTCTTCCTCATCAAGAAAGCGTGGAAAGATCCTCCCAGATGAGCAAAAAGATAACGCATACTGGGAAAGGAGACGCAAAAACAACGAGGCTGCTAAACGATCTCGAGACGCCAGGAGGGCCAAGGAGGATGAGATAGCCATACGGGCCGCCTTCTTGGAGCAAGAGAACCTGAAGCTCCGGGTCGAAGTGGCGGCGTTAAAAAATGAAACTGCTAAACTACGATGTATGCTCTACAACAGCTGA